A stretch of Sulfitobacter sp. THAF37 DNA encodes these proteins:
- a CDS encoding L-threonylcarbamoyladenylate synthase, with translation MTEETEILHFDRPGIDRAADLLSSGRLVAFPTETVYGLGADARNGQAVAAVYAAKGRPSFNPLIAHLADPAQARDHVVWSDQAEVLASAFWPGPLTLVLPLRPDHGLSTLVTAGLDTVALRVPAHPAARALLEATGGPVAAPSANPSGRISPTTAAHVLAGLSGRIAAVLDDGPCSVGLESTIVGLAGPAPTLLRAGGLPQEALEAALDAPLQSVSGADVVAPGQLASHYAPRARVRLNATEARGDEVLLGFAGVAGTLNLSASGDLVEAASRLFDHLHQLDGMARPIAVAPVPDRGLGRAINDRLRRAAAPR, from the coding sequence ATGACAGAAGAGACGGAAATCCTGCATTTCGACCGCCCTGGCATCGACCGGGCGGCTGATCTGCTGTCCTCCGGCAGGCTGGTCGCCTTCCCGACCGAAACGGTTTACGGCCTCGGCGCGGATGCGCGCAACGGTCAAGCGGTCGCGGCGGTCTATGCGGCCAAGGGACGGCCCAGCTTCAACCCCCTCATCGCCCATCTGGCCGACCCGGCTCAGGCCCGCGACCATGTTGTGTGGTCCGACCAGGCCGAGGTTCTGGCCAGCGCCTTCTGGCCCGGCCCGCTCACGCTGGTCTTGCCCCTGCGCCCGGATCACGGGCTGTCCACACTGGTCACAGCCGGGCTGGACACGGTCGCGCTGCGGGTGCCCGCGCATCCCGCCGCCCGCGCGCTGCTGGAGGCCACCGGCGGCCCGGTGGCGGCGCCCTCGGCCAACCCGTCGGGACGGATCAGCCCGACCACCGCCGCGCATGTGCTGGCAGGGCTGTCGGGCCGCATCGCGGCGGTACTGGACGATGGCCCCTGCAGCGTCGGGCTGGAGAGCACCATCGTCGGGCTGGCAGGCCCCGCGCCCACCCTGCTGCGCGCGGGCGGGCTGCCGCAGGAGGCGCTTGAGGCGGCCCTGGACGCGCCACTGCAGTCGGTCAGCGGCGCGGATGTGGTGGCACCCGGACAGCTCGCTTCTCACTACGCCCCGCGCGCCCGCGTCCGGTTGAACGCGACAGAGGCGCGGGGCGACGAGGTCCTGCTGGGCTTTGCCGGGGTCGCGGGGACGCTGAACCTGTCAGCCTCGGGTGATCTGGTGGAAGCGGCAAGCCGTCTCTTCGACCACCTGCACCAGCTGGACGGGATGGCGCGCCCCATCGCCGTGGCGCCGGTGCCCGACCGGGGGCTGGGCCGCGCCATCAACGACCGCCTGCGCCGCGCCGCCGCCCCCCGCTGA